In the genome of Myxococcus stipitatus, one region contains:
- a CDS encoding LD-carboxypeptidase: MRWLKPLPLRPRDTVHVVAPSGPFDRPTFEAGLAFIAERYTPALRPDLFATHRYLAGDDTRRAEELAHALTDTSARATFCARGGYGSARLLPRLPLADAAPSLFTGFSDLTSVHGALQAHGRVSIHGPVLTQLGKQPPEVREYFFRLLESPEAPPPLTGSATYVPGSAEGPLVGGNLSVLACLLGTPYLPPLDGAVLLLEDVTERPYRLDRMWTQLRLAGVFSRVRGIVLGDFTACEERDASYSSADVLQDLAREAGLPCAAGFPIGHGTLNYPVALGTQVRLDADSARLTFLEGAVRP, translated from the coding sequence GTGCGTTGGCTCAAGCCCCTCCCGCTCCGCCCCCGCGACACCGTCCACGTCGTCGCCCCCTCAGGCCCCTTCGACCGCCCCACCTTCGAAGCCGGCCTCGCCTTCATCGCCGAGCGCTACACCCCCGCCCTCCGCCCCGACCTCTTCGCCACCCACCGGTACCTCGCCGGTGACGACACCCGCCGCGCCGAAGAGCTCGCCCACGCCCTCACGGACACCTCCGCCCGCGCCACCTTCTGCGCCCGCGGCGGCTACGGCAGCGCCCGGCTCCTGCCCCGCCTCCCCCTCGCTGACGCCGCCCCCAGCCTCTTCACCGGCTTCTCGGACCTCACCTCCGTCCACGGCGCCCTCCAGGCCCACGGCCGCGTCTCCATCCACGGCCCCGTCCTCACCCAGCTCGGCAAGCAGCCCCCCGAGGTCCGCGAGTACTTCTTCCGCCTCCTCGAATCCCCGGAGGCCCCACCCCCACTGACGGGCTCCGCCACCTACGTCCCCGGCTCCGCCGAGGGCCCCCTCGTCGGCGGCAACCTCTCCGTCCTCGCGTGCCTCCTCGGCACGCCGTACCTGCCGCCCCTCGACGGCGCCGTGCTCCTCCTCGAGGACGTCACCGAGCGCCCCTACCGCCTCGACCGCATGTGGACCCAGCTGCGCCTCGCCGGCGTCTTCTCGCGCGTGCGCGGCATCGTCCTGGGCGACTTCACCGCCTGCGAGGAGCGCGACGCCTCCTACTCCAGCGCCGACGTCCTCCAGGACCTCGCTCGCGAAGCGGGCCTCCCCTGCGCCGCGGGCTTCCCCATCGGCCACGGCACCCTCAACTACCCCGTGGCCCTGGGTACCCAGGTCCGCCTCGACGCGGACTCGGCCCGCCTCACCTTCCTCGAAGGGGCCGTGCGCCCATGA
- a CDS encoding DUF429 domain-containing protein, producing MIVGVDFGAPQRTRDQRRKIIAVVAHSTGWHSYRIDATGMNARLLAGEPPGWSAKELVDELVARPARVVGFDFPFCIPHALLRDPKFASDIGYEHGAFLGWRSFNWWIAQRLPLTDPLDFTPFAPWRDRAERARLWTKRATDIAAGGQPPLKDKFQATFQMTLLGNALLSKLWESHQYRVLPFPGGRGAGEIIEVYPGATLRTMGLASYKSRPEEAVRLGIAACAAAGIKLDVDLRLVALACRYSSGTTKKPDYDVADAFVALCTAILHAENGCRPVLAPDPTWQERLVKEWEGAIWVPTITTSTPA from the coding sequence ATGATCGTCGGCGTCGACTTTGGTGCGCCGCAGCGGACGCGCGACCAGCGGCGGAAGATTATCGCCGTCGTCGCGCACTCGACGGGCTGGCACTCCTACCGCATCGACGCGACCGGCATGAACGCTCGGCTGCTCGCGGGTGAGCCTCCGGGCTGGAGCGCGAAAGAGCTCGTCGACGAGTTGGTGGCCCGACCTGCGCGCGTCGTCGGGTTCGACTTCCCGTTCTGCATTCCCCACGCGCTCCTGCGCGACCCGAAGTTCGCCTCGGACATCGGCTACGAGCACGGCGCGTTCCTTGGCTGGCGCTCGTTCAACTGGTGGATCGCGCAGCGCCTCCCGCTTACCGACCCGCTCGACTTCACGCCCTTCGCCCCGTGGCGAGACCGCGCCGAGCGCGCACGGCTCTGGACGAAACGCGCGACGGACATCGCCGCCGGTGGGCAGCCGCCGCTCAAGGACAAGTTCCAGGCGACGTTCCAGATGACGCTCCTCGGGAACGCGCTGCTCTCGAAGCTATGGGAGTCGCACCAATACCGCGTGCTGCCGTTTCCAGGCGGTCGCGGTGCTGGCGAAATCATCGAGGTCTACCCGGGCGCGACGCTACGAACGATGGGCCTCGCGAGCTACAAATCAAGGCCCGAAGAAGCGGTGCGTCTTGGCATCGCCGCGTGTGCCGCCGCAGGCATCAAGCTCGACGTCGATCTCCGGCTCGTCGCCCTCGCGTGCCGCTACAGCTCGGGCACCACGAAGAAGCCCGACTACGATGTGGCCGACGCCTTCGTCGCGCTCTGCACCGCCATCCTCCACGCGGAGAATGGCTGTCGCCCGGTCCTCGCGCCCGACCCGACGTGGCAGGAGCGGCTCGTGAAGGAGTGGGAGGGCGCGATCTGGGTCCCTACCATCACGACGAGCACACCGGCGTAG
- a CDS encoding RsmB/NOP family class I SAM-dependent RNA methyltransferase, translated as MTSQALSLVLSGTPAERVVDRTLRAHRSLSSPQRQALKEALFNVGLWRRRLAFLLGQPDAPPPLLLFAFLHGLAHIPAPEAASLAGVEADPLPSLTPSPPPSLALRYSLPDWLADHLSRELGPEADPFCAHLNVPGPITLRANPLRTSRDVLASRLLSEGVSTRPGSWSPLALHIEGPRPNLYALPSLQEGLFEVQDEGSQLLGLLLDAQPGETVLDLCAGAGGKTLLLGALMRNSGRLLAHDPNPERLDRLLQRSSRAGLTRLQVLRTPPSPGLDADRVLVDAPCSELGPLRRGPDLRFHSSPDALSQLPPTQRAILQSAGDLVRPGGRLVYATCTVNHAENQDVVADFLASRPDYRLIRPGSGWLSDACLQGDFLFVTPHRHGTDAFFAAVLERSAG; from the coding sequence ATCACCTCCCAGGCCCTCTCCCTCGTCCTCTCGGGAACCCCCGCCGAGCGTGTCGTGGATCGCACCCTCCGTGCGCACCGCTCCCTCTCCAGTCCCCAGCGCCAGGCCCTCAAGGAGGCCCTCTTCAACGTCGGCCTCTGGCGCCGCCGCCTCGCCTTCCTCCTCGGCCAGCCCGACGCCCCGCCTCCCCTCCTCCTCTTCGCCTTCCTCCACGGCCTCGCCCACATCCCCGCCCCGGAGGCCGCCTCCCTCGCGGGTGTGGAAGCCGACCCGCTCCCCTCCCTCACCCCCTCCCCTCCCCCCTCCCTCGCCCTCCGGTACTCCCTCCCGGACTGGCTCGCCGACCACCTCTCCCGCGAGCTCGGCCCGGAGGCCGACCCCTTCTGCGCCCACCTCAACGTCCCAGGCCCCATCACCCTCCGCGCCAACCCCCTCCGCACCTCCCGTGACGTCCTCGCCTCCCGCCTCCTCTCCGAGGGCGTCTCCACCCGCCCCGGCTCCTGGAGCCCCCTCGCCCTCCACATCGAGGGCCCCCGCCCCAACCTCTACGCCCTCCCCTCCCTCCAAGAAGGACTCTTCGAGGTCCAGGACGAGGGCAGCCAGCTCCTCGGCCTCCTCCTGGACGCCCAGCCCGGGGAGACCGTCCTCGACCTCTGCGCCGGCGCCGGCGGGAAGACCCTCCTCCTCGGCGCCCTGATGCGGAACTCCGGCCGGCTCCTCGCCCATGACCCCAACCCGGAACGCCTCGACCGCCTCCTCCAGCGCTCCTCTCGCGCCGGCCTCACCCGCCTCCAGGTCCTCCGGACCCCGCCCTCCCCAGGCCTCGACGCCGACCGCGTCCTCGTCGATGCCCCCTGCTCCGAGCTCGGCCCCCTGCGCCGCGGCCCCGACCTCCGCTTCCACTCCTCCCCCGACGCCCTCTCCCAGCTCCCTCCCACCCAACGCGCCATCCTCCAGAGCGCCGGAGACCTGGTCCGCCCAGGCGGCCGACTTGTCTACGCCACCTGCACCGTGAACCACGCCGAGAACCAGGACGTCGTCGCCGACTTCCTCGCCTCCCGCCCCGACTACCGCCTCATCCGCCCGGGCTCCGGCTGGCTCTCCGACGCCTGCCTCCAGGGCGACTTCCTCTTCGTCACCCCCCACCGCCACGGCACCGACGCGTTCTTCGCCGCCGTCCTGGAGCGCTCGGCGGGTTAG